One Planctomycetaceae bacterium DNA segment encodes these proteins:
- a CDS encoding DotU family type IV/VI secretion system protein yields the protein MNTQLAAYIDPIFEYVIVLLERAENNQEPDPREEKQKILEKFSAADAALGRSQDWQLAKFALVAWIDEMLIYGSGWPDSSRSWWHSNMLELDLFPSESDEPPPGSGTVVSDRGGDTVRDFHSVDTDDFRGIADREFFHRAAKAAELPSKDALEVYYLAVILGFRGVYRHGDLDPEATNLPRQLGTWLRKTSASIQVGQQRRPVPVQTRAAAGANPLPGRCQFFGATLWTVVLVSAVVVVSTLHLGAPEDVSAANGDASHATQPEPLPSGDGEK from the coding sequence ATGAACACGCAACTGGCGGCCTATATTGACCCGATTTTCGAGTACGTGATCGTACTGCTGGAAAGGGCCGAAAATAATCAGGAGCCGGATCCGCGGGAAGAGAAGCAGAAGATCCTGGAAAAATTCTCCGCCGCCGACGCTGCTCTGGGTCGATCGCAGGACTGGCAACTGGCGAAGTTCGCGCTGGTGGCGTGGATCGATGAAATGCTGATCTACGGCAGCGGCTGGCCGGACAGCAGCCGAAGCTGGTGGCATTCCAACATGCTGGAACTGGATCTGTTTCCGTCGGAGTCCGATGAACCGCCGCCCGGTTCCGGCACAGTTGTTTCCGACCGCGGCGGAGACACCGTCCGTGACTTCCATTCCGTCGATACCGACGACTTTCGAGGAATCGCCGACCGCGAGTTTTTTCACCGGGCCGCCAAAGCTGCCGAACTTCCGTCAAAGGATGCTCTGGAAGTTTACTACCTTGCGGTGATCCTGGGGTTTCGAGGCGTGTACCGGCACGGCGACCTGGACCCGGAAGCGACGAATCTGCCGCGACAACTGGGAACCTGGCTGCGAAAGACGTCCGCGTCGATTCAGGTCGGGCAACAGCGCCGGCCCGTTCCCGTGCAGACGCGGGCTGCGGCCGGAGCGAATCCTCTGCCCGGCCGATGCCAGTTCTTCGGAGCGACACTGTGGACCGTTGTGCTGGTGTCGGCGGTTGTCGTCGTTTCCACGCTGCACCTGGGCGCACCGGAAGATGTTTCCGCGGCGAACGGCGACGCATCTCATGCTACGCAGCCCGAACCGCTGCCGTCCGGCGATGGAGAGAAGTGA
- a CDS encoding AarF/ABC1/UbiB kinase family protein: MDVASLPQLARNTARFREVIGILAKYGLARWMTRVHIDWVQRMFQDSEGQPISELSTEQRIRHALTELGTTFIKLGQILSTRPDLVGPKLTAELTQLQANAPADAPDVVRNLIREELGQAPEELFSEFDETAFASASIGQVHAARLIDGTAVVLKIQHAGIEDRIRNDLEIMHRIAELAEQYSPELRQFRPVETTEEFSRTLMAELDFTREQRNLQAFLRNFAGREDVKFPTPFVELSSRRVLTMERLDGISVADCEALRKSTYDLSDIAHRGAHIFLDMIFRDGFYHADPHPGNLMLLNGGVIGLLDGGMVGRIDELLREQIEDMLLAAVRQDPVSLCDIIVRIGSLPPGLDDLRLRAEVESFLADYGSQTLSGFDLSGALNDMTGIIRRYGIVLPVRVSLLIKVLVMLEGTARNLDPDFSLAELLQPYQSTALRRRLSPQRMFNKLQRAWVDWTRLGETLPRDIADLLNQIKRGRFDVHLEHRRLEQTVNRLVMGILSAALFIGSALLWSRNVPPQLWGISIPGSVGWFFALVLGFRLVKAIRHSGNIE; encoded by the coding sequence ATGGATGTAGCGTCGCTGCCGCAACTGGCTCGCAACACGGCCCGGTTTCGGGAGGTCATTGGAATCCTGGCCAAGTACGGACTGGCGCGCTGGATGACCCGCGTGCATATCGACTGGGTCCAGCGGATGTTTCAGGATTCCGAAGGTCAGCCGATTTCTGAACTGTCGACTGAACAGCGAATCCGCCACGCTCTGACGGAACTGGGGACCACCTTCATCAAGCTGGGCCAGATTCTCAGCACACGGCCGGACCTGGTGGGACCGAAGCTGACGGCGGAACTGACACAACTGCAGGCCAACGCTCCGGCGGATGCTCCCGACGTTGTTCGAAATCTGATTCGCGAGGAACTCGGGCAGGCTCCGGAGGAACTGTTTTCGGAATTCGACGAAACCGCGTTTGCGTCAGCGTCCATCGGCCAGGTTCACGCGGCCAGGCTGATCGACGGAACCGCGGTGGTGCTGAAGATTCAGCATGCCGGCATTGAAGACCGCATTCGCAACGACCTGGAGATCATGCATCGCATCGCGGAACTGGCCGAACAGTATTCTCCCGAACTTCGGCAGTTCCGCCCCGTGGAAACCACGGAGGAGTTTTCACGGACGCTGATGGCGGAACTGGACTTCACGCGCGAACAGAGAAACCTGCAGGCGTTTCTTCGGAACTTCGCCGGTCGGGAAGACGTGAAGTTTCCGACTCCGTTTGTCGAACTGTCGTCGCGCCGGGTGCTGACGATGGAACGGCTGGACGGCATCAGCGTCGCCGACTGTGAGGCTCTTCGGAAATCGACGTACGATCTGTCCGACATCGCTCACCGCGGAGCCCACATTTTTCTGGACATGATTTTTCGCGACGGCTTCTATCACGCTGATCCGCATCCCGGAAACCTGATGCTGCTGAACGGCGGCGTGATCGGGCTGCTGGACGGCGGCATGGTCGGACGAATTGACGAGCTGCTGCGGGAGCAGATCGAAGACATGCTGCTGGCGGCCGTTCGTCAGGATCCCGTTTCGCTGTGCGATATCATCGTCCGGATCGGCTCACTTCCGCCGGGACTGGATGACCTGCGGCTTCGCGCGGAGGTTGAGTCGTTTCTGGCCGACTACGGAAGTCAGACGCTGTCCGGCTTTGATCTCAGCGGTGCCCTGAACGACATGACCGGAATCATCCGACGGTATGGCATCGTTCTGCCGGTGCGGGTTTCGCTGCTGATCAAAGTGCTGGTGATGCTGGAAGGCACGGCTCGCAATCTGGACCCGGATTTCAGCCTGGCCGAACTTCTGCAGCCGTACCAGAGCACAGCGCTGAGACGGCGGCTGTCACCGCAGCGCATGTTCAACAAGCTGCAGCGCGCGTGGGTCGACTGGACTCGTCTGGGGGAAACGCTGCCGCGCGATATTGCTGACCTGCTGAATCAGATCAAACGCGGTCGCTTCGATGTTCACCTGGAACACCGCAGGCTGGAACAGACCGTCAACCGTCTGGTGATGGGAATTCTGTCGGCGGCGCTGTTCATCGGATCGGCACTGCTGTGGAGCCGCAACGTGCCGCCGCAGTTGTGGGGAATTTCAATTCCGGGATCCGTGGGCTGGTTCTTCGCGCTGGTGCTTGGGTTTCGACTGGTGAAGGCCATTCGACACTCCGGCAACATCGAATGA
- a CDS encoding glycoside hydrolase family 13 protein: MKVDDDYCPAVRFSIVRPLLLPSQVCQIESAEMSVDTPGWVRDAVFYQIFPDRFDRSGRVPVAGELEAWDAAPTPHGFKGGDLFGVVDRLDYLQQLGVTAIYFCPVFASASNHRYHTYNYFEVDPLLGGNEALRLLLDAAHQRGMKIVLDGVFNHASRGFWQFHHVLENGGASPYRDWFHFHPDRLSGRLPFQPYPGEKAMMELANGHGSYEAIGYSAWWNLPALPKFNTDCPEVREFLLTVAEHWVEFGIDGWRLDVPNEIDDDDFWREFRRRVRAINPDTYIVGEVWSEATRWLQGDMWDAVMNYQITAACLGFFGGNNLDFEQVHRPSSFQHVRRLSAEEFVAAVDRATSIYPLPIVQSQLNLLDSHDMPRFLTCCRNDRAALKMAWLFLCTLPGAPCVYYGDEIGLSGRHDPDCRRGFPWDESRWDYDLLNWYKACIQLRKQHPAFRHGTRTSQVVSGECVVIRYGNEDDFLTLAYNVGESSFRLNVSELDIAAKDSLPPQTIPLATSVTDGHVDIPARSAVVLSGFQRA, translated from the coding sequence GTGAAGGTTGATGATGACTACTGCCCGGCGGTGCGTTTCAGTATCGTCCGTCCGCTGCTTTTGCCATCGCAGGTCTGTCAGATCGAAAGTGCTGAAATGTCCGTCGACACTCCCGGATGGGTTCGTGACGCTGTCTTCTATCAGATCTTCCCCGATCGATTCGACCGCAGCGGCCGTGTTCCCGTTGCCGGCGAACTGGAAGCGTGGGACGCCGCTCCCACGCCGCACGGTTTCAAGGGCGGCGATCTGTTCGGTGTGGTTGACCGACTGGACTATCTGCAGCAGCTTGGCGTCACGGCGATCTACTTCTGCCCTGTCTTCGCGTCGGCGTCGAATCACCGCTATCACACCTATAACTATTTTGAAGTCGACCCGCTGCTCGGCGGCAATGAAGCTCTGCGACTGCTGCTGGATGCCGCTCACCAGCGCGGCATGAAGATTGTTCTGGACGGTGTCTTCAATCACGCGAGCCGCGGATTCTGGCAGTTTCATCACGTTCTGGAAAACGGCGGCGCTTCTCCGTATCGCGACTGGTTTCACTTCCACCCGGACCGGCTCAGCGGCCGGCTGCCGTTTCAGCCGTATCCCGGCGAAAAGGCCATGATGGAACTTGCCAACGGTCACGGCAGCTACGAAGCCATCGGCTACAGCGCGTGGTGGAACCTGCCGGCGCTGCCGAAGTTCAACACGGATTGCCCGGAAGTTCGCGAGTTTCTGCTGACGGTGGCCGAACACTGGGTCGAATTCGGTATCGACGGCTGGCGTCTGGACGTGCCCAACGAAATCGACGACGACGATTTCTGGCGGGAGTTCCGGCGGCGTGTTCGAGCCATCAACCCGGACACCTATATCGTCGGTGAAGTCTGGAGCGAAGCGACTCGCTGGCTGCAGGGAGACATGTGGGACGCCGTGATGAATTACCAGATCACGGCCGCCTGTCTGGGATTCTTCGGCGGCAACAATCTTGACTTCGAACAGGTCCACCGCCCCAGCAGTTTTCAGCACGTGCGCCGGCTGTCCGCTGAGGAATTCGTCGCGGCTGTTGACCGGGCCACGTCGATCTATCCGCTTCCGATTGTTCAGTCGCAACTGAATCTGCTGGACAGTCACGACATGCCGCGGTTTCTGACATGCTGCCGGAACGACCGAGCCGCTTTGAAGATGGCGTGGCTGTTTCTGTGTACTCTTCCGGGAGCCCCCTGCGTCTACTACGGCGACGAAATCGGACTCAGCGGCCGTCACGATCCGGACTGCCGACGCGGGTTTCCGTGGGACGAAAGCCGTTGGGATTATGACCTGCTGAACTGGTACAAAGCCTGCATCCAGCTTCGCAAACAACACCCCGCCTTTCGTCACGGAACGCGAACATCACAGGTTGTCTCCGGCGAATGTGTCGTCATCCGTTACGGAAACGAGGACGATTTTCTGACGCTGGCATATAACGTCGGCGAGTCTTCGTTCCGGCTAAACGTCTCGGAACTTGATATCGCCGCGAAAGACTCACTGCCGCCGCAGACAATACCCCTGGCGACGTCCGTCACGGATGGTCACGTCGACATTCCGGCGCGATCAGCCGTCGTGCTGTCCGGATTCCAGCGAGCCTGA
- a CDS encoding Nramp family divalent metal transporter → MSDTTSDSDEPVRPPLPRTMLQWVLIFGPGAIIASLTIGTGELIFSTRGGALFGYDILFVFVVISALKWGLVISTSRHMILTGVHPYERMIDLPGPRGWMPIALLLMATICLPIWISFHSGVLGNLTAWITGTRGLFGGGIDYVWGAGILVAVLILSATGGYSVLERVQLFVVTAMVFCAVVTLVLYQPDWLRFVFGLAPKPLAYPDWLTEKYPEIARHSVWIEATRYVGVIGGAGFDYLAYTSWLREKHWGILPDRATSEQLEEMAASPDHEVRKWIRAPVVDCAISFFLIVAFSAVFVASGAIILGPAHVVPDEESLLNLQARFVTKIHSWLLPLYVIGAFLTMLGTLYGTIEIACSIADEIVRSFFSHWSPRTAGRLRRIVLAWCAPLSLAILLWLFIRQSATEPIPITQAASTAAAASIDVEHNPENAAKPESDGQTDEPARRGRPRILLTILTPVNLFTGVLACGLVCSLSIWMDRRWLPAKLRPPVWLTAMNLVSAVVFLGLGVKGYWDIENRVPVLGILLATFMTAMVLAATVVPTLTNRQRHEA, encoded by the coding sequence ATGAGCGATACGACTTCAGATTCCGATGAACCGGTGCGTCCGCCACTGCCGCGGACGATGCTGCAATGGGTGCTGATCTTCGGACCGGGTGCCATCATCGCGTCGCTGACCATCGGAACGGGTGAACTGATCTTCTCAACACGCGGCGGTGCGCTGTTCGGCTACGACATCCTGTTTGTGTTTGTTGTCATCTCGGCGCTGAAATGGGGACTGGTGATTTCGACGAGCCGTCACATGATTCTGACGGGAGTGCATCCGTATGAACGCATGATCGACCTTCCCGGCCCGCGCGGCTGGATGCCGATTGCGCTGTTGCTGATGGCGACAATCTGTCTGCCGATCTGGATCAGTTTTCATTCCGGTGTGCTGGGCAACCTGACGGCATGGATCACGGGAACCCGCGGCCTGTTCGGCGGCGGGATCGATTACGTCTGGGGCGCCGGAATTCTGGTGGCCGTGCTGATCCTGTCCGCGACCGGCGGATACTCCGTGCTGGAACGTGTGCAGTTGTTTGTCGTCACGGCGATGGTGTTCTGCGCTGTGGTGACTCTGGTGCTGTACCAGCCCGACTGGCTTCGCTTCGTATTTGGACTCGCCCCGAAACCGCTGGCGTATCCCGACTGGCTGACGGAAAAATATCCCGAGATCGCTCGGCATTCCGTCTGGATCGAAGCCACGCGCTACGTGGGAGTCATCGGTGGAGCCGGCTTCGACTATCTGGCTTACACGTCATGGCTGCGGGAAAAGCACTGGGGCATTCTTCCCGACAGAGCGACTTCCGAACAGCTTGAAGAAATGGCTGCCAGCCCCGATCACGAAGTGCGAAAGTGGATTCGGGCGCCGGTCGTGGATTGCGCGATCAGCTTTTTTCTGATCGTTGCGTTCAGTGCTGTGTTCGTCGCGTCCGGTGCCATCATCCTTGGTCCGGCGCACGTCGTTCCCGATGAGGAAAGCCTGCTGAACCTGCAGGCTCGCTTCGTGACAAAGATCCATTCCTGGCTGCTGCCGCTGTACGTGATCGGCGCATTTCTGACGATGCTGGGAACGCTGTACGGCACGATCGAAATCGCATGCTCCATCGCGGACGAAATCGTTCGGTCATTCTTTTCACACTGGAGCCCCCGAACGGCCGGCCGATTGCGGCGGATCGTGCTGGCGTGGTGTGCACCGCTGTCGCTGGCGATTCTGCTGTGGCTGTTCATTCGGCAGTCGGCGACCGAACCAATACCGATCACACAGGCCGCGTCCACCGCGGCAGCGGCTTCGATCGACGTCGAACACAATCCGGAGAACGCTGCAAAACCGGAATCCGATGGCCAAACAGACGAACCCGCGCGACGCGGCAGACCTCGCATCCTGCTGACGATCCTGACACCCGTCAATCTGTTTACCGGCGTGCTTGCCTGCGGACTGGTCTGCTCACTGAGCATCTGGATGGATCGTCGCTGGCTGCCCGCGAAACTGCGCCCGCCGGTCTGGCTGACGGCGATGAACCTGGTTTCGGCCGTCGTCTTTCTGGGACTTGGCGTCAAAGGCTACTGGGATATCGAAAACAGGGTGCCGGTTCTGGGCATTCTGCTGGCGACGTTCATGACCGCTATGGTGCTTGCAGCCACCGTCGTGCCGACGCTGACAAACCGGCAGCGGCACGAGGCATAA
- a CDS encoding DUF1499 domain-containing protein, producing MTHIILLAAGFLLIGVAAMFFLSLTAPRPATLGVHSGRLAEPPGTANCVSTQTDVRSFWMAPLEFTGSPAEAWTRLRHVVSEVPRTKVVTDNGSYMHVEVTSAVFRFTDDVEFLLEPDAGRIHFRSASRVGRSDLGTNRKRMQRIRDQFLKQHP from the coding sequence GTGACACACATCATTTTGCTCGCCGCCGGATTCCTGCTGATCGGAGTTGCCGCCATGTTCTTCCTGAGTCTCACCGCGCCGCGTCCGGCCACTCTGGGAGTCCATTCAGGACGACTGGCGGAGCCGCCGGGCACCGCCAACTGCGTGTCGACTCAGACGGATGTCCGATCGTTCTGGATGGCTCCGCTGGAGTTCACCGGTTCGCCCGCTGAGGCGTGGACACGACTGCGACACGTCGTGTCAGAAGTTCCGCGAACCAAAGTAGTGACGGACAACGGCAGCTACATGCACGTGGAAGTCACCAGCGCCGTGTTCCGATTTACCGATGACGTGGAATTCCTGCTGGAACCGGATGCAGGACGAATTCACTTCCGCTCGGCTTCGCGAGTCGGCCGTTCGGATCTGGGAACCAATCGGAAACGCATGCAACGGATCAGGGACCAGTTTCTGAAGCAGCACCCGTGA